Proteins encoded by one window of Candidatus Binatus sp.:
- a CDS encoding integration host factor subunit beta, with the protein MTKREIIEELLARRHKFTHRESETIVNAMFDAMASSLTRGERIEIRGFGSFAVKRRRARQGRNPKTGQLVRVDAKQIPFFRAGKELRIEVNGAEEAGR; encoded by the coding sequence ATGACCAAGCGGGAAATCATCGAAGAACTTCTGGCGCGCCGCCACAAGTTTACCCATCGCGAGTCCGAGACGATCGTCAATGCGATGTTCGACGCGATGGCCAGCTCGCTGACGCGCGGCGAGCGGATCGAAATCCGCGGCTTCGGCAGTTTCGCGGTGAAGCGGCGTCGCGCGCGGCAGGGCCGCAATCCCAAGACCGGGCAGTTGGTCAGAGTGGACGCCAAGCAGATTCCGTTCTTCCGGGCGGGCAAGGAACTCCGAATCGAAGTTAATGGCGCCGAAGAAGCGGGTCGTTAA
- a CDS encoding VWA domain-containing protein — MVATRYTQWDGTQRLKLDADKVFEKLAEYLSYTDDMRQAMDWMMRQGMDFDGVRVMGLEEFIEQLRQEMRQRYRDFNLKNALSEMEQKLEDILNRERAKLESLKGKKPGVEEKQRELSRLPRRLSEAMRKLESHEFEDAQAKADFDELLKEYENIRDLENFRDRNQHMFHGPKSLGYDEALELMREMERMRQLEQDLMSGNFETISMEDLQQILGQQAGKDFQNLKQVMVLLTQSGYMAPKGDHFQLSPRGVRRIGQLALRDIYQNLLKDRSGGHLTDHRGVTEMRPEQTKPYAFGDPLNLNLVATLKHALARKAGVPLELRPEDFEIYENDYASSSSTVLCLDMSWSMSWEGRFAAAKKVAMAMETLIRSKFPRDFFAIVGFYTRAVELKLKDLAEASWNMGDPFTNLQDGLRLASDLLGRHPSRNQHIIVITDGQPTAYFLNKRLYCEWPLSFGGISMRAAQETLKEVERITRKGITINTFMLDDSPSLRAFVDKMTLINRGRALYTRPDRLGEYMLVDYLAKKRKRV, encoded by the coding sequence ATGGTCGCCACCCGCTACACGCAGTGGGACGGGACGCAGCGGCTCAAGCTCGACGCCGACAAGGTGTTCGAGAAGCTGGCGGAGTATCTGTCGTACACCGACGACATGCGCCAGGCGATGGACTGGATGATGCGGCAGGGGATGGACTTTGACGGCGTGCGGGTGATGGGGCTCGAGGAGTTTATCGAGCAACTGCGCCAGGAGATGCGCCAGCGCTATCGCGACTTCAACCTGAAGAACGCGCTCTCCGAGATGGAGCAGAAGCTCGAGGACATTTTGAATCGCGAGCGGGCCAAGCTGGAATCGCTCAAGGGGAAAAAGCCCGGCGTCGAGGAAAAGCAGCGCGAGTTGTCGCGCCTGCCGCGGCGTTTGTCGGAAGCGATGCGCAAGCTTGAGAGCCACGAATTCGAGGACGCGCAGGCCAAGGCGGACTTCGACGAGCTGCTCAAGGAATACGAAAATATTCGCGACCTCGAGAATTTTCGCGATCGCAATCAGCACATGTTTCACGGTCCCAAGAGCCTCGGCTACGACGAGGCGCTCGAGTTGATGCGCGAAATGGAGCGGATGCGCCAGCTCGAACAGGACCTGATGTCGGGCAACTTCGAGACGATCTCGATGGAAGACCTGCAGCAGATTTTAGGCCAGCAGGCGGGCAAGGATTTTCAGAATCTCAAGCAGGTGATGGTGCTGCTGACGCAGTCGGGCTACATGGCGCCGAAGGGCGATCATTTCCAGCTCTCGCCCAGGGGCGTGCGGCGAATCGGGCAACTGGCGCTGCGCGACATTTACCAGAACCTGTTGAAGGATCGTTCGGGCGGCCACCTGACCGACCATCGCGGCGTCACGGAGATGCGTCCGGAGCAGACCAAGCCATACGCGTTCGGCGATCCGCTGAATCTGAACCTGGTCGCGACGCTGAAGCATGCGCTGGCGCGCAAGGCGGGCGTTCCGCTGGAGTTGCGGCCGGAAGATTTCGAGATTTACGAAAACGATTACGCCAGTTCGTCGTCGACGGTGCTGTGCCTGGACATGTCGTGGTCGATGAGCTGGGAAGGGCGGTTTGCGGCGGCGAAGAAAGTCGCGATGGCGATGGAGACGCTGATTCGCTCGAAATTCCCACGCGACTTTTTTGCGATCGTCGGCTTTTATACGCGCGCGGTCGAGTTGAAGCTCAAGGACCTGGCCGAAGCGTCGTGGAACATGGGCGATCCGTTCACCAATCTGCAGGACGGGTTGCGGCTCGCTTCGGATTTGCTCGGGCGCCATCCGTCGCGCAATCAGCACATCATCGTGATCACCGACGGACAGCCGACCGCGTACTTCCTGAACAAGCGGCTGTACTGCGAATGGCCGCTGTCGTTCGGCGGCATCAGCATGCGAGCGGCGCAGGAGACGCTCAAGGAAGTCGAGCGGATCACGCGCAAGGGGATCACGATCAACACGTTCATGCTCGATGATTCGCCCAGCCTGCGCGCGTTCGTGGACAAGATGACGCTGATCAATCGAGGCCGCGCGCTGTACACCCGTCCCGACCGTCTCGGCGAATACATGCTGGTCGATTATCTTGCCAAGAAGCGCAAGCGTGTCTGA
- a CDS encoding HIT domain-containing protein, translated as MAPKKRVVKRRDAAQLSAAGLRLWAPWRYEYMRSIRPGHQACIFCFTTLSASERRERLVLFENRHVLVMLNKYPYNNGHIMVAPRSHVASPELLARADRAVLGDAVAASIKAMRASLHPAAFNLGANLGSAAGAGFAEHMHWHIVPRWVGDNNFMPVLASTRVLSQSLKDSYGQLRPIFKNLGAELS; from the coding sequence ATGGCGCCGAAGAAGCGGGTCGTTAAGCGGCGCGACGCGGCGCAGCTCTCCGCAGCAGGTCTGCGGCTGTGGGCGCCGTGGCGGTACGAGTATATGCGCAGCATCCGCCCCGGCCACCAGGCTTGCATCTTCTGTTTCACCACGCTGTCCGCCTCTGAGCGGCGCGAACGCCTGGTGCTGTTCGAGAATCGCCACGTGCTCGTGATGCTCAACAAGTATCCCTACAACAACGGACATATCATGGTGGCGCCGCGCAGCCATGTCGCCTCGCCGGAGTTGCTGGCGCGAGCGGATCGAGCGGTGCTCGGCGACGCGGTGGCGGCGTCGATAAAGGCGATGCGCGCTAGTCTGCATCCGGCCGCATTTAACCTCGGCGCCAACCTGGGCAGCGCCGCGGGGGCCGGATTCGCCGAGCACATGCATTGGCACATCGTGCCGCGCTGGGTCGGCGACAACAATTTTATGCCGGTGCTTGCCTCGACCCGCGTGCTATCACAGAGTTTGAAGGACAGTTACGGGCAATTGCGCCCGATTTTCAAAAATCTCGGCGCTGAATTATCTTAA
- a CDS encoding 30S ribosomal protein S1: MEKALPEQMSGGDNDFESLMEESLKAPRPGDVLVGRVLLISRDSVIIDINYKCEGQVPLVEFLDHEGHPTVKEGDEVDVYFEGTETDNGTVMLSHAKAEKFKVWRELDKAFQSETPVEGVVLGKVKGGLKVDIGVPAFLPGSHVDIRPARNLDRYVGQRGRFRILKFNRARGNVVVSRRSVLERERASLKEQTLKVLEEGVILEGTVKNITDYGAFIDLGGIDGLLHITDMAWGRLQHPSEVLKVGDKVKVVVLKYDPERERVSLGMKQIMPDPWTKVAEAYPPGTRIKGKVVSVTDYGAFVEIEKGVEGLIHVSEMSWSKRAVHPSKVVNPGDLVEVQVLGVDEANRRISLGLKQTEANPWEELGHKHPIGSQVKGKVKSITDFGVFVEIEPGIDGLVHISDLSWTKKIRHPSEVCKKGDELEATVLGIDVENERVSLGVKQLSTDPWDTVAERYPLNTRIHGKVSSVADFGVFVEIEEGIEGLIHISQLSNERVDKPSSLYKVDDELEALVVQVDPKERRIGLSIKALKQHEEREEMQAYLKREHEAARFSMEDILNEELKLDRDDGERRAARGGKPS, translated from the coding sequence ATGGAGAAAGCGTTGCCTGAACAAATGAGCGGAGGAGATAATGACTTTGAGTCGTTGATGGAAGAGAGTTTGAAGGCTCCCCGTCCCGGCGATGTCCTGGTTGGAAGAGTGCTTCTGATCAGCCGCGACAGCGTCATCATCGACATCAACTACAAGTGCGAAGGGCAGGTCCCCCTCGTGGAATTTCTTGACCATGAAGGACATCCCACGGTCAAGGAGGGCGACGAGGTTGACGTGTATTTCGAAGGCACCGAGACCGATAACGGCACGGTGATGCTTTCGCACGCGAAGGCCGAGAAGTTCAAAGTCTGGCGCGAACTCGACAAGGCGTTTCAGTCGGAGACCCCGGTCGAAGGCGTGGTGCTCGGCAAAGTCAAAGGTGGACTGAAAGTCGATATCGGGGTGCCGGCGTTCCTGCCGGGATCGCATGTCGATATTCGTCCGGCGCGCAACCTGGACCGATACGTCGGGCAGCGCGGCCGCTTCCGAATCCTCAAGTTCAATCGCGCGCGCGGCAACGTGGTGGTCTCGCGCCGCAGCGTGCTCGAGCGCGAGCGCGCTTCGCTCAAGGAACAGACGCTCAAGGTGCTCGAAGAGGGCGTGATCCTCGAAGGCACCGTGAAGAATATTACCGACTACGGCGCGTTCATCGATCTCGGCGGAATCGACGGCCTGCTGCATATCACCGACATGGCATGGGGCCGATTGCAGCATCCGTCGGAAGTCTTGAAGGTCGGGGACAAGGTCAAGGTCGTCGTGCTGAAATACGACCCCGAGCGCGAGCGCGTGTCGCTGGGAATGAAGCAGATCATGCCCGACCCGTGGACCAAGGTCGCCGAAGCGTATCCGCCGGGCACGCGAATCAAGGGCAAGGTCGTCAGCGTCACTGACTACGGCGCCTTCGTCGAGATCGAAAAGGGTGTCGAGGGTTTGATCCACGTCTCCGAGATGAGCTGGAGCAAGCGCGCGGTTCATCCGTCCAAGGTCGTCAATCCCGGCGACCTGGTGGAAGTGCAGGTGCTCGGGGTTGACGAGGCGAATCGAAGAATTTCGCTCGGACTCAAGCAGACCGAGGCGAATCCGTGGGAAGAACTCGGCCACAAGCATCCGATCGGCAGCCAGGTCAAGGGCAAGGTCAAGTCGATCACGGACTTTGGCGTGTTCGTCGAGATCGAGCCGGGGATCGACGGGCTGGTGCACATTTCGGACTTGTCGTGGACCAAGAAGATTCGGCATCCGAGCGAAGTCTGCAAGAAGGGCGACGAGCTGGAGGCGACGGTGCTCGGTATCGACGTCGAGAACGAGCGCGTCAGCCTGGGCGTCAAGCAGCTCTCGACCGACCCGTGGGATACGGTGGCGGAGCGTTACCCGCTCAACACGCGAATTCACGGCAAGGTCAGCTCGGTGGCGGACTTCGGCGTGTTCGTCGAGATCGAGGAAGGAATCGAAGGGCTGATCCATATCTCGCAGCTCAGCAACGAGCGCGTGGACAAGCCGTCGTCGCTGTACAAGGTCGATGACGAGCTGGAGGCGCTGGTGGTGCAAGTGGACCCCAAGGAGCGCCGCATCGGGCTGTCCATCAAGGCGCTCAAGCAGCACGAAGAGCGCGAGGAAATGCAGGCCTACCTCAAGCGCGAGCATGAGGCGGCGCGGTTCTCGATGGAAGATATCCTCAACGAAGAGCTCAAGCTCGATCGCGACGACGGCGAACGGCGCGCGGCGCGCGGCGGCAAACCCAGCTAG